The proteins below come from a single Torulaspora delbrueckii CBS 1146 chromosome 5, complete genome genomic window:
- the SLI1 gene encoding N-acetyltransferase (similar to Saccharomyces cerevisiae SLI1 (YGR212W); ancestral locus Anc_5.119), producing the protein MISKRKLSSLERFFYDRSRLNLHSCFFLGLQLNQLPDKHQIAHALRSTIANHPKLHQNVAIDPEDNIPYIKNVDTIKFDDVVEYVSWDGFDDNTICHIFQTYNFPYNIEKPLWKVLVYAKENRLLLLLDHALFDGMSAVIFWKSFMSSLSSDARDDFDLLYELTGDPMVQEDSHVYENWPTSWSSTLTKAIAGVIFKFMPSVITSVGKDQLRFNGYSFPDSLLTHKPDDDSSYEIRNNNRQLNLQVQPDHLNGIISACKSHQVSLTSFITALISMSLQLKIEDGDYSGSKIMIDIPMNTRGACADVLDIPDTSVTMGNFVAGLNVEYNLGESEELWQIARTVQAALNKQTKTDILETVNKVRLLDVADTTEFIRQKVKATGPSGTFEVTNLGFQEFADAQSNHGYLVEDAVFNEPQGLSDIFTCCIISTPRGGLNCSISYPRALESCLKPCFDYSRDYLEQELYQDKHT; encoded by the coding sequence ATGATATCTAAGAGAAAATTGTCATCGCTGGAAAGATTCTTCTACGATAGAAGCCGGTTGAATTTGCATTCATGTTTCTTTCTGGGGCTCCAACTTAATCAACTTCCAGACAAGCATCAGATAGCGCATGCATTGAGGTCCACAATAGCAAATCATCCcaaacttcatcaaaatgTGGCCATTGATCCCGAGGATAATATACCATACATCAAAAATGTTGATACAATaaagtttgatgatgtGGTCGAGTATGTGTCGTGGGATGGTTTCGATGATAATACCATTTGTCATATATTTCAGACATACAACTTCCCATATAATATTGAGAAGCCGTTATGGAAGGTATTGGTCTATGCAAAGGAGAATAGACTGTTGCTTTTACTGGACCATGCCCTTTTCGATGGGATGTCCGCCGTAATATTTTGGAAATCGTTTATGAGTTCTTTATCAAGTGATGCTAGAGATGACTTTGATTTGCTCTACGAACTTACGGGAGATCCAATGGTCCAGGAGGATAGCCACGTATACGAAAACTGGCCTACTAGTTGGAGCTCGACACTGACAAAAGCTATTGCGGGTGTCATATTCAAGTTCATGCCCAGTGTCATCACATCGGTAGGCAAAGATCAACTTAGATTCAATGGATATTCATTTCCAGACAGCCTGCTTACTCACAAGCCCGATGACGACTCTTCATATGAAATACGAAACAATAATCGCCAACTGAACCTCCAAGTACAACCTGATCATCTAAATGGCATTATATCCGCATGCAAGAGCCATCAGGTGTCATTGACTTCCTTCATAACCGCACTAATCTCTATGAGTCTTCAGCtgaagattgaagatggaGATTACTCTGGTTCCAAAATTATGATCGATATCCCTATGAATACTAGAGGTGCCTGTGCTGATGTACTAGACATTCCAGATACCTCGGTGACCATGGGAAATTTTGTAGCCGGTTTAAATGTGGAGTATAATCTGGGTGAGTCTGAAGAACTCTGGCAAATTGCAAGGACCGTTCAAGCAGCACTAAATAAGCAGACAAAGACGGACATCTTGGAGACGGTCAATAAGGTGAGACTACTAGATGTTGCGGACACTACAGAATTTATCCGGCAGAAGGTCAAGGCCACTGGACCAAGTGGAACATTTGAAGTGACCAACCTGGGATTCCAGGAATTCGCAGACGCTCAATCAAACCATGGTTATCTTGTTGAGGATGCTGTATTTAATGAGCCGCAAGGTCTTTCTGATATCTTTACATGTTGCATTATATCAACCCCAAGAGGGGGTCTCAACTGTAGCATCAGTTATCCCAGAGCTCTTGAGTCTTGTCTCAAACCATGCTTTGACTATTCCAGAGATTATCTCGAGCAAGAATTGTACCAAGACAAGCATACATAG